A single genomic interval of Hemibagrus wyckioides isolate EC202008001 linkage group LG13, SWU_Hwy_1.0, whole genome shotgun sequence harbors:
- the sun1a gene encoding SUN domain-containing protein 1 isoform X5 — protein sequence MTRRSLRLQTNSTHYGDSLLDSSVNRSYTTESRVHRESKTVKSRRSQRGVSGSSSLYQTPVKNQSLAQQAHNSSMHSCAASDASLLSSMLDESSIQERTLVDSFWGLDKDGDLKDQTLHSDHSFSLNNSGTHMAQTQTSTLHGGYICSNCVASHSDRRDALQAYSSSKPCSSSSCSYSSAALHSTAVDRAFSSPHTTVYSRERSRRHRAVSGCGLSVGVLGAVSETFLHYGRSVCASVVCVFTILMQNVLKTCQLGKVQLCSLTDRCVRVCRRAGASSVAALTLPAQYIGLRKTRSGNANGGHASYCGTMNINEKVTQKDPHTLNGPLCDDCKEKQTSKTITVSTGSSRAPWLVEALWVLVTFAGSSTVKAGQDVLSAAWFIARKSLSVLYLAAVSPGSAASGALQWLGTAWYQMITLMSLLNVFFLTRILPIIQKLFLIILPFVLSLAILWYWGMLSFSTLWPIVNVTGDSSINKAVGVQPGISLPGAPIEVEPEITKTGTSSQQKPTVVFEPDSERLARIEQSLEMLWNKVAASGGKQEERHAEVLGLCSSLKEELRTNTDKDTMGQWVGTLLEQKLSLLRAEMEKQTEGSQQPQEEPDVEETRESQESRLAKIEALLKELAQRTEDLQTRPEPETPPVVSGEIDRTAHASLLAQVRKLEESLSSIRADLRGVSGCKGRCEQLDSLHDTISAQVRKELQVLLYGSEQEDMKLPGSLMQWLSTQFVSNSDLLASLGALEKRILGNLSLQIEEMQLKPSEETITQSVRQATEQSGLSEEDVQMIVQNALKLYSEDRIGLVDYALESGGGSILSTRCSETYETKTALMSLFGFPLWYFSQSPRAVIQPDVHPGNCWAFKGSTGYLVIRLCVKIVPTAFSLEHIPKALSPTGNISSAPRNFTVYGLEDEQQEEGQLLGEYVYQEDGEALQTYPVTETNTEAFQIIELRVLSNWGHPEYTCLYRFRVHGEPVQQ from the exons ATGACGCGACGCAGCCTACGCCTGCAAACCAACTCCACTCACTATGGAGACAGCCTGCTGGACTCCTCGGTCAATCGCTCCTACACCACTGAAAGCAGGGTTCACCGGGAGAGCAA GACCGTTAAGAGCAGGAGGTCTCAACGCGGTGTATCCGGATCAAGTTCGCTGTACCAGACTCCGGTGAAGAACCAGTCCTTGGCACAGCAGGCCCACAACAGCAGCATGCACAGCTGTGCTGCGAGCGACGCCTCACTCCTGTCCTCCATGCTGGACGAGTCGAGCATCCAGGAGCGCACACTCGTCGACAGCTTCTGGG GATTGGATAAGGATGGAGATCTCAAAG ATCAGACTCTCCACTCAGACCACAGCTTCTCTCTGAACAACAGCGGCACGCACATGGCTCAGACTCAGACCTCCACCCTACACGGTGGCTACATCTGCAGTAACTGCGTGGCCAGCCACTCTGACAGGAGAGACGCTCTCCAAGCCTACTCCTCATCCAAaccctgctcctcctcctcctgttcttACTCCTCAGCTGCTCTGCACAGCACCGCGGTGGACAGAGCCTTCTCCTCTCCCCACACTACAGTGTACAGCCGTGAGAGGAGCCGCCGACACAGAGCCG TATCTGGGTGTGGTTTGTCTGTAGGTGTGCTCGGAGCGGTCTCCGAGACCTTCCTGCATTACGGCAGGAGTGTGTGCgcctctgttgtgtgtgtatttaccatACTCATGCAGAACGTTCTCAAGACCTGCCAGCTAGGCAAAG TCCAGCtgtgctcactgacagaccggtgtgtgagggtgtgcaGGAGAGCAGGCGCCTCCTCAGTTGCAGCCCTCACACTGCCAGCTCAGTATATTGGGCTGAGGAAGACCAGGAGTGGCAATGCTAACGGAG GTCATGCTAGTTACTGTGGAAccatgaatataaatgaaaaggTGACACAAAAGGACCCGCATACTCTTAACGGCCCTCTGT GCGACGACTGCAAAGAGAAACAGACTTCGAAGACAATCACAGTCTCCACAGGGTCTTCCAGAGCCCCGTGGCTAGTAGAGGCTCTGTGGGTCCTTGTAACCTTTGCAG GCAGCAGTACGGTAAAGGCGGGCCAGGACGTTCTTTCGGCAGCCTGGTTTATCGCGAGGAAGAGTCTTTCTGTTCTCTATTTGGCTGCAGTGTCTCCAG GCAGTGCAGCTTCAGGAGCTTTACAGTGGTTGGGAACTGCATGGTACCAGATGATCACGCTAATGTCTCTGCTCAACGTCTTTTTCTTGACTAG GATTCTGCCTATCATTCAGAAACTTTTCCTGATTATTCTTCCCTTTGTCCTTTCCCTTG CCATCCTGTGGTACTGGGGAATGTTGAGCTTCTCCACCCTTTGGCCTATAGTGAACGTAACTGGAGACTCGTCCATAAATAAAGCCGTTGGTGTTCAACCTGGTATCTCACTACCAGGTGCACCCATTGAGGTTGAACCTGAAATCACCAAAACGGGCACAAGCTCTCAG CAGAAGCCGACGGTTGTATTTGAACCCGATTCCGAACGCCTGGCACGGATAGAGCAAAGCCTGGAGATGCTGTGGAATAAGGTGGCAGCGTCAGGGGGCAAACAGGAGGAGCGACATGCTGAGGTACTCGGTCTGTGCAGCTCGCTGAAAGAAGAGCTGCGTACAAACACGGATAAAGACACCATGGGCCAGTGGGTGGGCACCCTTCTAGAGCAGAAATTAAGCCTGCTGAGAGCAGAGATGGAGAAACAGACTGAGGGCTCGCAGCAG CCTCAGGAAGAGCCTGATGTCGAAGAAACCAGGGAATCTCAAGAGTCCCGGTTAGCCAAGATTGAGGCTCTTCTTAAGGAGCTAGCACAAAGAACAGAG GACTTACAAACAAGACCAGAGCCTGAGACACCGCCTGTTGTCAG TGGGGAAATAGATCGTACTGCTCACGCATCTCTGCTCGCACAAGTGCGCAAGCTGGAGGAGTCTCTGAGCAGCATCAGGGCAGACCTCCGGGGCGTGTCGGGCTGCAAAGGAAGGTGCGAACAGCTGGATTCTCTTCATGACACG ATTTCTGCGCAGGTCAGGAAAGAGCTTCAGGTTCTTCTGTACGGCAGTGAGCAGGAGGACATGAAGCTGCCAGGTTCTTTGATGCAGTGGCTTTCCACTCAGTTTGTGAGCAACTCTGATCTGCTGGCCTCACTCGGTGCCCTCGAGAAGAGAATTCTGGGCAACTTGTCACTTCAGATAGAGGAGATGCAACTAAAACCAAGCGAAGAGACAATCACACAGAGTGTCCGGCAAGCCACCGAGCAGTCCGGCTTATCAGAAGAG GACGTCCAGATGATTGTGCAGAATGCTCTGAAGCTCTACTCTGAGGACCGCATTGGCCTTGTGGATTACGCTCTAGAGTCTGGAG GTGGCAGCATCCTGAGCACGCGTTGTTCTGAGACGTACGAGACCAAGACTGCATTGATGAGTCTGTTCGGTTTTCCTCTCTGGTATTTCTCCCAGTCTCCCCGTGCTGTCATACAG CCAGATGTACATCCCGGTAACTGCTGGGCATTTAAGGGTTCCACTGGCTATCTGGTGATTCGTCTGTGTGTGAAGATCGTTCCTACGGCCTTTTCCCTGGAACACATCCCCAAAGCTCTCTCGCCTACAGGCAACATCAGCAGCGCTCCACGCAACTTCACAGTTTAT
- the sun1a gene encoding SUN domain-containing protein 1 isoform X3: MVYSKVQTRTAQQQDADNTGYTYSLSSSYSSSALEYEREHKLAPVFESPRMTRRSLRLQTNSTHYGDSLLDSSVNRSYTTESRVHRESKTVKSRRSQRGVSGSSSLYQTPVKNQSLAQQAHNSSMHSCAASDASLLSSMLDESSIQERTLVDSFWGLDKDGDLKDQTLHSDHSFSLNNSGTHMAQTQTSTLHGGYICSNCVASHSDRRDALQAYSSSKPCSSSSCSYSSAALHSTAVDRAFSSPHTTVYSRERSRRHRAGVLGAVSETFLHYGRSVCASVVCVFTILMQNVLKTCQLGKVQLCSLTDRCVRVCRRAGASSVAALTLPAQYIGLRKTRSGNANGGHASYCGTMNINEKVTQKDPHTLNGPLCDDCKEKQTSKTITVSTGSSRAPWLVEALWVLVTFAGSSTVKAGQDVLSAAWFIARKSLSVLYLAAVSPGSAASGALQWLGTAWYQMITLMSLLNVFFLTRILPIIQKLFLIILPFVLSLAILWYWGMLSFSTLWPIVNVTGDSSINKAVGVQPGISLPGAPIEVEPEITKTGTSSQQKPTVVFEPDSERLARIEQSLEMLWNKVAASGGKQEERHAEVLGLCSSLKEELRTNTDKDTMGQWVGTLLEQKLSLLRAEMEKQTEGSQQPQEEPDVEETRESQESRLAKIEALLKELAQRTEDLQTRPEPETPPVVSGEIDRTAHASLLAQVRKLEESLSSIRADLRGVSGCKGRCEQLDSLHDTISAQVRKELQVLLYGSEQEDMKLPGSLMQWLSTQFVSNSDLLASLGALEKRILGNLSLQIEEMQLKPSEETITQSVRQATEQSGLSEEDVQMIVQNALKLYSEDRIGLVDYALESGGGSILSTRCSETYETKTALMSLFGFPLWYFSQSPRAVIQPDVHPGNCWAFKGSTGYLVIRLCVKIVPTAFSLEHIPKALSPTGNISSAPRNFTVYGLEDEQQEEGQLLGEYVYQEDGEALQTYPVTETNTEAFQIIELRVLSNWGHPEYTCLYRFRVHGEPVQQ, translated from the exons ATGGTGTACTCTAAAGTGCAGACACGCACTGCTCAACAGCAGGATGCAGACAACACCGGCTATACCTACTCTCTCAG CTCCAGCTACTCCTCATCTGCTCTGGAATACGAGAGGGAGCACAAACTCGCTCCGGTGTTCGAGTCGCCCAGGATGACGCGACGCAGCCTACGCCTGCAAACCAACTCCACTCACTATGGAGACAGCCTGCTGGACTCCTCGGTCAATCGCTCCTACACCACTGAAAGCAGGGTTCACCGGGAGAGCAA GACCGTTAAGAGCAGGAGGTCTCAACGCGGTGTATCCGGATCAAGTTCGCTGTACCAGACTCCGGTGAAGAACCAGTCCTTGGCACAGCAGGCCCACAACAGCAGCATGCACAGCTGTGCTGCGAGCGACGCCTCACTCCTGTCCTCCATGCTGGACGAGTCGAGCATCCAGGAGCGCACACTCGTCGACAGCTTCTGGG GATTGGATAAGGATGGAGATCTCAAAG ATCAGACTCTCCACTCAGACCACAGCTTCTCTCTGAACAACAGCGGCACGCACATGGCTCAGACTCAGACCTCCACCCTACACGGTGGCTACATCTGCAGTAACTGCGTGGCCAGCCACTCTGACAGGAGAGACGCTCTCCAAGCCTACTCCTCATCCAAaccctgctcctcctcctcctgttcttACTCCTCAGCTGCTCTGCACAGCACCGCGGTGGACAGAGCCTTCTCCTCTCCCCACACTACAGTGTACAGCCGTGAGAGGAGCCGCCGACACAGAGCCG GTGTGCTCGGAGCGGTCTCCGAGACCTTCCTGCATTACGGCAGGAGTGTGTGCgcctctgttgtgtgtgtatttaccatACTCATGCAGAACGTTCTCAAGACCTGCCAGCTAGGCAAAG TCCAGCtgtgctcactgacagaccggtgtgtgagggtgtgcaGGAGAGCAGGCGCCTCCTCAGTTGCAGCCCTCACACTGCCAGCTCAGTATATTGGGCTGAGGAAGACCAGGAGTGGCAATGCTAACGGAG GTCATGCTAGTTACTGTGGAAccatgaatataaatgaaaaggTGACACAAAAGGACCCGCATACTCTTAACGGCCCTCTGT GCGACGACTGCAAAGAGAAACAGACTTCGAAGACAATCACAGTCTCCACAGGGTCTTCCAGAGCCCCGTGGCTAGTAGAGGCTCTGTGGGTCCTTGTAACCTTTGCAG GCAGCAGTACGGTAAAGGCGGGCCAGGACGTTCTTTCGGCAGCCTGGTTTATCGCGAGGAAGAGTCTTTCTGTTCTCTATTTGGCTGCAGTGTCTCCAG GCAGTGCAGCTTCAGGAGCTTTACAGTGGTTGGGAACTGCATGGTACCAGATGATCACGCTAATGTCTCTGCTCAACGTCTTTTTCTTGACTAG GATTCTGCCTATCATTCAGAAACTTTTCCTGATTATTCTTCCCTTTGTCCTTTCCCTTG CCATCCTGTGGTACTGGGGAATGTTGAGCTTCTCCACCCTTTGGCCTATAGTGAACGTAACTGGAGACTCGTCCATAAATAAAGCCGTTGGTGTTCAACCTGGTATCTCACTACCAGGTGCACCCATTGAGGTTGAACCTGAAATCACCAAAACGGGCACAAGCTCTCAG CAGAAGCCGACGGTTGTATTTGAACCCGATTCCGAACGCCTGGCACGGATAGAGCAAAGCCTGGAGATGCTGTGGAATAAGGTGGCAGCGTCAGGGGGCAAACAGGAGGAGCGACATGCTGAGGTACTCGGTCTGTGCAGCTCGCTGAAAGAAGAGCTGCGTACAAACACGGATAAAGACACCATGGGCCAGTGGGTGGGCACCCTTCTAGAGCAGAAATTAAGCCTGCTGAGAGCAGAGATGGAGAAACAGACTGAGGGCTCGCAGCAG CCTCAGGAAGAGCCTGATGTCGAAGAAACCAGGGAATCTCAAGAGTCCCGGTTAGCCAAGATTGAGGCTCTTCTTAAGGAGCTAGCACAAAGAACAGAG GACTTACAAACAAGACCAGAGCCTGAGACACCGCCTGTTGTCAG TGGGGAAATAGATCGTACTGCTCACGCATCTCTGCTCGCACAAGTGCGCAAGCTGGAGGAGTCTCTGAGCAGCATCAGGGCAGACCTCCGGGGCGTGTCGGGCTGCAAAGGAAGGTGCGAACAGCTGGATTCTCTTCATGACACG ATTTCTGCGCAGGTCAGGAAAGAGCTTCAGGTTCTTCTGTACGGCAGTGAGCAGGAGGACATGAAGCTGCCAGGTTCTTTGATGCAGTGGCTTTCCACTCAGTTTGTGAGCAACTCTGATCTGCTGGCCTCACTCGGTGCCCTCGAGAAGAGAATTCTGGGCAACTTGTCACTTCAGATAGAGGAGATGCAACTAAAACCAAGCGAAGAGACAATCACACAGAGTGTCCGGCAAGCCACCGAGCAGTCCGGCTTATCAGAAGAG GACGTCCAGATGATTGTGCAGAATGCTCTGAAGCTCTACTCTGAGGACCGCATTGGCCTTGTGGATTACGCTCTAGAGTCTGGAG GTGGCAGCATCCTGAGCACGCGTTGTTCTGAGACGTACGAGACCAAGACTGCATTGATGAGTCTGTTCGGTTTTCCTCTCTGGTATTTCTCCCAGTCTCCCCGTGCTGTCATACAG CCAGATGTACATCCCGGTAACTGCTGGGCATTTAAGGGTTCCACTGGCTATCTGGTGATTCGTCTGTGTGTGAAGATCGTTCCTACGGCCTTTTCCCTGGAACACATCCCCAAAGCTCTCTCGCCTACAGGCAACATCAGCAGCGCTCCACGCAACTTCACAGTTTAT
- the sun1a gene encoding SUN domain-containing protein 1 isoform X6, protein MVYSKVQTRTAQQQDADNTGYTYSLSSSYSSSALEYEREHKLAPVFESPRMTRRSLRLQTNSTHYGDSLLDSSVNRSYTTESRVHRESKTVKSRRSQRGVSGSSSLYQTPVKNQSLAQQAHNSSMHSCAASDASLLSSMLDESSIQERTLVDSFWGLDKDGDLKDQTLHSDHSFSLNNSGTHMAQTQTSTLHGGYICSNCVASHSDRRDALQAYSSSKPCSSSSCSYSSAALHSTAVDRAFSSPHTTVYSRERSRRHRAVSGCGLSVGVLGAVSETFLHYGRSVCASVVCVFTILMQNVLKTCQLGKVQLCSLTDRCVRVCRRAGASSVAALTLPAQYIGLRKTRSGNANGGHASYCGTMNINEKVTQKDPHTLNGPLCSAASGALQWLGTAWYQMITLMSLLNVFFLTRILPIIQKLFLIILPFVLSLAILWYWGMLSFSTLWPIVNVTGDSSINKAVGVQPGISLPGAPIEVEPEITKTGTSSQQKPTVVFEPDSERLARIEQSLEMLWNKVAASGGKQEERHAEVLGLCSSLKEELRTNTDKDTMGQWVGTLLEQKLSLLRAEMEKQTEGSQQPQEEPDVEETRESQESRLAKIEALLKELAQRTEDLQTRPEPETPPVVSGEIDRTAHASLLAQVRKLEESLSSIRADLRGVSGCKGRCEQLDSLHDTISAQVRKELQVLLYGSEQEDMKLPGSLMQWLSTQFVSNSDLLASLGALEKRILGNLSLQIEEMQLKPSEETITQSVRQATEQSGLSEEDVQMIVQNALKLYSEDRIGLVDYALESGGGSILSTRCSETYETKTALMSLFGFPLWYFSQSPRAVIQPDVHPGNCWAFKGSTGYLVIRLCVKIVPTAFSLEHIPKALSPTGNISSAPRNFTVYGLEDEQQEEGQLLGEYVYQEDGEALQTYPVTETNTEAFQIIELRVLSNWGHPEYTCLYRFRVHGEPVQQ, encoded by the exons ATGGTGTACTCTAAAGTGCAGACACGCACTGCTCAACAGCAGGATGCAGACAACACCGGCTATACCTACTCTCTCAG CTCCAGCTACTCCTCATCTGCTCTGGAATACGAGAGGGAGCACAAACTCGCTCCGGTGTTCGAGTCGCCCAGGATGACGCGACGCAGCCTACGCCTGCAAACCAACTCCACTCACTATGGAGACAGCCTGCTGGACTCCTCGGTCAATCGCTCCTACACCACTGAAAGCAGGGTTCACCGGGAGAGCAA GACCGTTAAGAGCAGGAGGTCTCAACGCGGTGTATCCGGATCAAGTTCGCTGTACCAGACTCCGGTGAAGAACCAGTCCTTGGCACAGCAGGCCCACAACAGCAGCATGCACAGCTGTGCTGCGAGCGACGCCTCACTCCTGTCCTCCATGCTGGACGAGTCGAGCATCCAGGAGCGCACACTCGTCGACAGCTTCTGGG GATTGGATAAGGATGGAGATCTCAAAG ATCAGACTCTCCACTCAGACCACAGCTTCTCTCTGAACAACAGCGGCACGCACATGGCTCAGACTCAGACCTCCACCCTACACGGTGGCTACATCTGCAGTAACTGCGTGGCCAGCCACTCTGACAGGAGAGACGCTCTCCAAGCCTACTCCTCATCCAAaccctgctcctcctcctcctgttcttACTCCTCAGCTGCTCTGCACAGCACCGCGGTGGACAGAGCCTTCTCCTCTCCCCACACTACAGTGTACAGCCGTGAGAGGAGCCGCCGACACAGAGCCG TATCTGGGTGTGGTTTGTCTGTAGGTGTGCTCGGAGCGGTCTCCGAGACCTTCCTGCATTACGGCAGGAGTGTGTGCgcctctgttgtgtgtgtatttaccatACTCATGCAGAACGTTCTCAAGACCTGCCAGCTAGGCAAAG TCCAGCtgtgctcactgacagaccggtgtgtgagggtgtgcaGGAGAGCAGGCGCCTCCTCAGTTGCAGCCCTCACACTGCCAGCTCAGTATATTGGGCTGAGGAAGACCAGGAGTGGCAATGCTAACGGAG GTCATGCTAGTTACTGTGGAAccatgaatataaatgaaaaggTGACACAAAAGGACCCGCATACTCTTAACGGCCCTCTGT GCAGTGCAGCTTCAGGAGCTTTACAGTGGTTGGGAACTGCATGGTACCAGATGATCACGCTAATGTCTCTGCTCAACGTCTTTTTCTTGACTAG GATTCTGCCTATCATTCAGAAACTTTTCCTGATTATTCTTCCCTTTGTCCTTTCCCTTG CCATCCTGTGGTACTGGGGAATGTTGAGCTTCTCCACCCTTTGGCCTATAGTGAACGTAACTGGAGACTCGTCCATAAATAAAGCCGTTGGTGTTCAACCTGGTATCTCACTACCAGGTGCACCCATTGAGGTTGAACCTGAAATCACCAAAACGGGCACAAGCTCTCAG CAGAAGCCGACGGTTGTATTTGAACCCGATTCCGAACGCCTGGCACGGATAGAGCAAAGCCTGGAGATGCTGTGGAATAAGGTGGCAGCGTCAGGGGGCAAACAGGAGGAGCGACATGCTGAGGTACTCGGTCTGTGCAGCTCGCTGAAAGAAGAGCTGCGTACAAACACGGATAAAGACACCATGGGCCAGTGGGTGGGCACCCTTCTAGAGCAGAAATTAAGCCTGCTGAGAGCAGAGATGGAGAAACAGACTGAGGGCTCGCAGCAG CCTCAGGAAGAGCCTGATGTCGAAGAAACCAGGGAATCTCAAGAGTCCCGGTTAGCCAAGATTGAGGCTCTTCTTAAGGAGCTAGCACAAAGAACAGAG GACTTACAAACAAGACCAGAGCCTGAGACACCGCCTGTTGTCAG TGGGGAAATAGATCGTACTGCTCACGCATCTCTGCTCGCACAAGTGCGCAAGCTGGAGGAGTCTCTGAGCAGCATCAGGGCAGACCTCCGGGGCGTGTCGGGCTGCAAAGGAAGGTGCGAACAGCTGGATTCTCTTCATGACACG ATTTCTGCGCAGGTCAGGAAAGAGCTTCAGGTTCTTCTGTACGGCAGTGAGCAGGAGGACATGAAGCTGCCAGGTTCTTTGATGCAGTGGCTTTCCACTCAGTTTGTGAGCAACTCTGATCTGCTGGCCTCACTCGGTGCCCTCGAGAAGAGAATTCTGGGCAACTTGTCACTTCAGATAGAGGAGATGCAACTAAAACCAAGCGAAGAGACAATCACACAGAGTGTCCGGCAAGCCACCGAGCAGTCCGGCTTATCAGAAGAG GACGTCCAGATGATTGTGCAGAATGCTCTGAAGCTCTACTCTGAGGACCGCATTGGCCTTGTGGATTACGCTCTAGAGTCTGGAG GTGGCAGCATCCTGAGCACGCGTTGTTCTGAGACGTACGAGACCAAGACTGCATTGATGAGTCTGTTCGGTTTTCCTCTCTGGTATTTCTCCCAGTCTCCCCGTGCTGTCATACAG CCAGATGTACATCCCGGTAACTGCTGGGCATTTAAGGGTTCCACTGGCTATCTGGTGATTCGTCTGTGTGTGAAGATCGTTCCTACGGCCTTTTCCCTGGAACACATCCCCAAAGCTCTCTCGCCTACAGGCAACATCAGCAGCGCTCCACGCAACTTCACAGTTTAT